From Camelina sativa cultivar DH55 chromosome 7, Cs, whole genome shotgun sequence, one genomic window encodes:
- the LOC104704359 gene encoding internal alternative NAD(P)H-ubiquinone oxidoreductase A2, mitochondrial-like yields the protein MFLIRNLTRVSPTTSSIVTRFRNSGSSSSPYTLASRFCTAQETQIQSPASSNGVDRSQYEGLRPTREGEKPRVVVLGSGWAGCRLMKGIDTSLYDVVCVSPRNHMVFTPLLASTCVGTLEFRSVAEPITSIQPAISREPGSYFFLANCSRLDADAHEVHCETLPDGLDTLKPRKFKIAYDKLVVASGAEASTFGIHGVMENAIFLREVHHAQEIRRKLLLNLMLSDTPCLPKEEKQRLLHCVVVGGGPTGVEFSGELSDFIKKDVRQRYSHVKDDIHVTLIEARDILSSFDDRLRRYAIKQLNKSGVRFVRGIVKDVMPQKLILDDGTEVPYGLLVWSTGVGPSPFVRSLGLPKDPGGRLVHQDHSIRPFFAIFFCISSLIPFVLCYWPIKVAEREGKYLANLLNEIAKANGGRANSAKEIELGVPFVYKHLGSMATIGRYKALVDLRESKDAKGISMTGFVSWFIWRSAYLTRVISWRNRFYVAINWFTTFVFGRDISRI from the exons atgttcTTGATCAGAAACCTAACACGAGTCTCACCGACGACATCATCGATCGTGACCAGATTCAGAAACTccggatcatcatcatcaccatacACACTCGCTTCCCGTTTCTGCACAGCTCAAGAGACTCAGATTCAATCTCCGGCATCTTCAAATGGTGTGGATCGGAGTCAATACGAAGGTTTAAGACCGacgagagaaggagagaaaccTAGAGTTGTGGTTCTCGGTTCGGGTTGGGCGGGTTGTAGGTTGATGAAAGGGATCGATACGAGTCTCTACGACGTCGTTTGCGTTTCTCCGAGGAACCACATGGTCTTCACTCCTCTTCTCGCTTCTACTTGTGTTGGTACTCTCGAGTTCAGGTCCGTCGCTGAGCCTATCACTAGTATTCAACCTGCGATTTCTAGAGAGCCTGGTTCTTACTTCTTCCTTGCTAATTGCTCTCGTCTTGATGCTGATGCTCATGAG GTTCATTGTGAGACTTTACCTGATGGGTTGGACACGTTAAAGCCAAGGAAGTTCAAGATTGCTTACGACAAGCTTGTAGTAGCAAGTGGTGCAGAGGCATCCACGTTTGGGATCCATGGTGTCATGGAAAACGCGATTTTCCTCCGTGAAGTTCACCATGCTCAGGAGATTCGGAGGAAGCTTCTTTTGAACCTGATGCTCTCGGATACTCCTT gtTTACCGAAAGAGGAGAAACAGAGGTTGTTACATTGCGTTGTGGTTGGAGGTGGACCAACCGGGGTTGAGTTTAGTGGTGAACTGAGTGACTTTATTAAGAAAGATGTTCGTCAACGATATTCTCATGTGAAGGACGACATTCATGTTACTTTGATAGAG GCCAGGGATATACTTTCGTCGTTTGATGATCGTCTCAGACGTTATGCTATCAAGCAGTTGAACAAG TCTGGAGTGCGGTTTGTGCGTGGGATTGTGAAAGATGTGATGCCTCAGAAGCTAATACTTGACGATGGCACAGAAGTTCCCTACGGACTCTTAGTGTGGTCCACTGGTGTTGGTCCATCTCCTTTTGTGAGGTCCCTTGGTCTTCCAAAAGATCCTGGTGGAAGGTTAGTTCATCAAGATCACTCCATTAGACCCTTTTTTGCTA tttttttttgcatctcaTCTCTTATACCTTTCGTTCTATGTTACTGGCCAATTAAGGTAGCTGAGAGAGAAGGCAAATACTTGGCGAATCTACTAAATGAGATTGCGAAAGCTAATGGAGGACGAGCCAACAGCGCAAAGGAGATAGAACTTGGAGTTCCCTTTGTGTATAAGCATCTTGGAAGCATGGCTACCATCGGTAGATACAAAGCCCTAGTCGACCTCCGTGAGAGCAAG